The proteins below come from a single Triticum aestivum cultivar Chinese Spring chromosome 5D, IWGSC CS RefSeq v2.1, whole genome shotgun sequence genomic window:
- the LOC123119559 gene encoding protein FAR1-RELATED SEQUENCE 5 isoform X2, with protein MPPSPGADTHKFVMGDMVTELDEAGVRNTENSTEQREAYNVVDDEGSPVPVLMLPSGKEPVGNQSMTEGRLQPAGDNYQEPVGKQSMTEGTLQPAGDNDQDPSLDSIEKNTEGLLADGQDQQTNSVYHPLQQAEEENQLHDNVESNEMLRNYSSSETDSDSSSGSDSDSEVGKYFYPQIEQLEMAKQPEPGMKFETLEDAHRFYNTYALLTGFEAKRGTNYMRKKFHLICNRSGKSRATPDLQRKRKRKSIEKTNCQAKVIVKLTKGQWEFTTVRNEHNHPLCPSASLTKFYLSHKHISTEERSFLKVLQRTRIPPNKVMKIFRRMRGSFGSTPFKKKDGTNLLCAEQHRKENSDVGRMLMYFKEKELQDPSFQCMKQTDEDNIVRSVFWTDARSRMDYEIFGDFLLFDTTYTTDRHNMLFAPIIGINNHGRTLLLGCALLHDESAETYKWMFETLLHVMEDKMPVSIITNQDEAMAKAIGEVMPQVRHRLCKWDVLEKAQQNISAFIAESGNIKADLDSLVDNSLTEKEFEEGWDALIERYGASENEYLQILWQRRKNWVPVYFREDFYPFVQSHGCDKGMNLLFNDYVLSIDRIEKFIERYEEIHKNITKTDEEDRLQTGTVPSCFSLQPIEKHAADIYTRQIFLKVQRELLHSTAFNVQEVQRGAVYRLNKVFNYENPEFDRNNFEVQVESGTNAFKCQCAKFTRDGILCCHIFRLFTQFGINQIPEQYIVPRWTEKFREEKEKQYKEKCSEQMDTTMRYTNFMTKMADLGKTICSDGAKYDAFMLEVDKIQENFATAQK; from the exons GAACCTGTTGGCAACCAATCAATGACAGAAGGAAGACTGCAACCAGCCGGTGATAATTACCAG GAACCTGTTGGCAAACAATCAATGACAGAAGGAACACTACAACCAGCTGGTGATAATGATCAG GACCCATCTTTAGATAGTATTGAAAAGAATACAGAAGGACTACTGGCAGATGGACAGGATCAACAAACCAACTCAGTTTACCATCCACTGCAGCAAGCCGAAGAAGAAAACCAGTTACATGATAATGTGGAAAGCAACGAAATGCTAAGGAACTATAGCAGCAGTGAAACTGATTCAGACAGCAGCTCAGGGAGCGACTCAGATAGTGAAGTCGGAAAATACTTCTATCCTCAAATTGAGCAATTGGAGATGGCAAAACAACCAGAGCCTGGAATGAAATTCGAAACCCTTGAAGATGCGCACAGGTTTTATAATACATATGCTCTCCTAACAGGTTTTGAGGCAAAGCGCGGTACAAATTACATGAGGAAGAAGTTTCACCTCATATGCAACAGGAGTGGTAAATCGAGGGCAACTCCGGACCTGCAGAGGAAGCGGAAGAGAAAATCTATAGAGAAGACAAATTGCCAAGCCAAGGTAATAGTGAAGCTCACTAAAGGCCAATGGGAGTTTACAACAGTTCGTAATGAGCATAACCATCCGCTCTGTCCAAGTGCTTCCCTCACAAAATTCTACTTGAGCCACAAACACATATCAACTGAAGAAAGGTCATTTCTGAAAGTTCTGCAACGAACTAGGATACCTCCAAATAAAGTTATGAAGATTTTTAGGAGAATGAGAGGCAGCTTTGGAAGCACACcattcaagaaaaaggatgggaccaatttactatgtgcagaacaacaTAGAAAAGAGAACTCAGATGTTGGAAGAATGTTGATGTACTTCAAAGAAAAGGAGCTTCAGgatccaagttttcaatgcatgaaGCAAACAGATGAAGACAACATAGTTCGGAGTGTTTTCTGGACTGATGCGAGGTCAAGgatggattatgagatttttgGAGATTTCCTGTTGTTTGATACTACCTATACCACAGATAGGCATAACATGCTATTTGCTCCTATTATTGGAATAAATAACCATGGGAGAACCCTCTTGTTAGGATGCGCCTTGTTACATGACGAGAGCGCTGAAACTTACAAATGGATGTTCGAAACACTTTTGCATGTGATGGAAGACAAAATGCCAGTATCAATTATAACAAACCAGGATGAAGCTATGGCAAAAGCAATTGGAGAGGTCATGCCACAAGTAAGGCATCGGTTGTGCAAATGGGATGTACTGGAAAAGGCACAGCAAAATATTTCAGCCTTCATAGCAGAAAGTGGCAACATAAAAGCAGACCTGGATAGCTTGGTTGACAACTCACTGACAGAAAAAGAATTTGAAGAAGGGTGGGATGCACTCATTGAGAGATATGGTGCAAGTGAAAACGAGTACCTACAAATCTTGTGGCAAAGAAGGAAAAACTGGGTGCCTGTTTATTTCAGAGAAGATTTCTATCCATTTGTCCAATCACATGGATGTGACAAAGGGATGAACTTGTTATTCAATGACTATGTGCTTTCTATTGACAGAATAGAGAAGTTCATTGAAAGATATGAGGAGATACATAAGAATATAACTAAAACAGATGAAGAAGATAGACTGCAAACAGGAACTGTACCTTCATGCTTTTCATTGCAGCCAATAGAAAAGCATGCAGCTGATATTTACACAAGGCAAATATTTCTGAAAGTACAGAGAGAACTTCTCCACTCTACCGCTTTCAACGTGCAGGAGGTCCAAAGAGGGGCTGTGTACCGACTAAACAAGGTTTTCAACTATGAGAATCCAGAGTTTGATCGAAATAACTTTGAAGTGCAGGTTGAATCTGGCACCAATGCATTCAAATGCCAGTGCGCAAAGTTTACCAGGGATGGAATACTGTGCTGCCACATATTCAGACTTTTCACACAGTTTGGAATCAATCAAATACCAGAGCAGTACATAGTGCCCAGATGGACTGAAAAATTCAGAGAAGAGAAGGAGAAACAGTACAAGGAAAAATGCTCCGAGCAGATGGACACTACAATGAGATACACAAATTTTATGACTAAAATGGCTGACCTCGGCAAAACAATATGCAGCGATGGCGCAAAATACGATGCATTCATGCTTGAAGTCGACAAGATTCAGGAGAACTTCGCAACGGCACAAAAATAA
- the LOC123119559 gene encoding protein FAR1-RELATED SEQUENCE 5 isoform X1, with protein sequence MPPSPGADTHKFVMGDMVTELDEAGVRNTENSTEQREAYNVVDDEGSPVPVLMLPSGKIKYLTQEPVGNQSMTEGRLQPAGDNYQEPVGKQSMTEGTLQPAGDNDQDPSLDSIEKNTEGLLADGQDQQTNSVYHPLQQAEEENQLHDNVESNEMLRNYSSSETDSDSSSGSDSDSEVGKYFYPQIEQLEMAKQPEPGMKFETLEDAHRFYNTYALLTGFEAKRGTNYMRKKFHLICNRSGKSRATPDLQRKRKRKSIEKTNCQAKVIVKLTKGQWEFTTVRNEHNHPLCPSASLTKFYLSHKHISTEERSFLKVLQRTRIPPNKVMKIFRRMRGSFGSTPFKKKDGTNLLCAEQHRKENSDVGRMLMYFKEKELQDPSFQCMKQTDEDNIVRSVFWTDARSRMDYEIFGDFLLFDTTYTTDRHNMLFAPIIGINNHGRTLLLGCALLHDESAETYKWMFETLLHVMEDKMPVSIITNQDEAMAKAIGEVMPQVRHRLCKWDVLEKAQQNISAFIAESGNIKADLDSLVDNSLTEKEFEEGWDALIERYGASENEYLQILWQRRKNWVPVYFREDFYPFVQSHGCDKGMNLLFNDYVLSIDRIEKFIERYEEIHKNITKTDEEDRLQTGTVPSCFSLQPIEKHAADIYTRQIFLKVQRELLHSTAFNVQEVQRGAVYRLNKVFNYENPEFDRNNFEVQVESGTNAFKCQCAKFTRDGILCCHIFRLFTQFGINQIPEQYIVPRWTEKFREEKEKQYKEKCSEQMDTTMRYTNFMTKMADLGKTICSDGAKYDAFMLEVDKIQENFATAQK encoded by the exons ATTAAATACCTAACACAGGAACCTGTTGGCAACCAATCAATGACAGAAGGAAGACTGCAACCAGCCGGTGATAATTACCAG GAACCTGTTGGCAAACAATCAATGACAGAAGGAACACTACAACCAGCTGGTGATAATGATCAG GACCCATCTTTAGATAGTATTGAAAAGAATACAGAAGGACTACTGGCAGATGGACAGGATCAACAAACCAACTCAGTTTACCATCCACTGCAGCAAGCCGAAGAAGAAAACCAGTTACATGATAATGTGGAAAGCAACGAAATGCTAAGGAACTATAGCAGCAGTGAAACTGATTCAGACAGCAGCTCAGGGAGCGACTCAGATAGTGAAGTCGGAAAATACTTCTATCCTCAAATTGAGCAATTGGAGATGGCAAAACAACCAGAGCCTGGAATGAAATTCGAAACCCTTGAAGATGCGCACAGGTTTTATAATACATATGCTCTCCTAACAGGTTTTGAGGCAAAGCGCGGTACAAATTACATGAGGAAGAAGTTTCACCTCATATGCAACAGGAGTGGTAAATCGAGGGCAACTCCGGACCTGCAGAGGAAGCGGAAGAGAAAATCTATAGAGAAGACAAATTGCCAAGCCAAGGTAATAGTGAAGCTCACTAAAGGCCAATGGGAGTTTACAACAGTTCGTAATGAGCATAACCATCCGCTCTGTCCAAGTGCTTCCCTCACAAAATTCTACTTGAGCCACAAACACATATCAACTGAAGAAAGGTCATTTCTGAAAGTTCTGCAACGAACTAGGATACCTCCAAATAAAGTTATGAAGATTTTTAGGAGAATGAGAGGCAGCTTTGGAAGCACACcattcaagaaaaaggatgggaccaatttactatgtgcagaacaacaTAGAAAAGAGAACTCAGATGTTGGAAGAATGTTGATGTACTTCAAAGAAAAGGAGCTTCAGgatccaagttttcaatgcatgaaGCAAACAGATGAAGACAACATAGTTCGGAGTGTTTTCTGGACTGATGCGAGGTCAAGgatggattatgagatttttgGAGATTTCCTGTTGTTTGATACTACCTATACCACAGATAGGCATAACATGCTATTTGCTCCTATTATTGGAATAAATAACCATGGGAGAACCCTCTTGTTAGGATGCGCCTTGTTACATGACGAGAGCGCTGAAACTTACAAATGGATGTTCGAAACACTTTTGCATGTGATGGAAGACAAAATGCCAGTATCAATTATAACAAACCAGGATGAAGCTATGGCAAAAGCAATTGGAGAGGTCATGCCACAAGTAAGGCATCGGTTGTGCAAATGGGATGTACTGGAAAAGGCACAGCAAAATATTTCAGCCTTCATAGCAGAAAGTGGCAACATAAAAGCAGACCTGGATAGCTTGGTTGACAACTCACTGACAGAAAAAGAATTTGAAGAAGGGTGGGATGCACTCATTGAGAGATATGGTGCAAGTGAAAACGAGTACCTACAAATCTTGTGGCAAAGAAGGAAAAACTGGGTGCCTGTTTATTTCAGAGAAGATTTCTATCCATTTGTCCAATCACATGGATGTGACAAAGGGATGAACTTGTTATTCAATGACTATGTGCTTTCTATTGACAGAATAGAGAAGTTCATTGAAAGATATGAGGAGATACATAAGAATATAACTAAAACAGATGAAGAAGATAGACTGCAAACAGGAACTGTACCTTCATGCTTTTCATTGCAGCCAATAGAAAAGCATGCAGCTGATATTTACACAAGGCAAATATTTCTGAAAGTACAGAGAGAACTTCTCCACTCTACCGCTTTCAACGTGCAGGAGGTCCAAAGAGGGGCTGTGTACCGACTAAACAAGGTTTTCAACTATGAGAATCCAGAGTTTGATCGAAATAACTTTGAAGTGCAGGTTGAATCTGGCACCAATGCATTCAAATGCCAGTGCGCAAAGTTTACCAGGGATGGAATACTGTGCTGCCACATATTCAGACTTTTCACACAGTTTGGAATCAATCAAATACCAGAGCAGTACATAGTGCCCAGATGGACTGAAAAATTCAGAGAAGAGAAGGAGAAACAGTACAAGGAAAAATGCTCCGAGCAGATGGACACTACAATGAGATACACAAATTTTATGACTAAAATGGCTGACCTCGGCAAAACAATATGCAGCGATGGCGCAAAATACGATGCATTCATGCTTGAAGTCGACAAGATTCAGGAGAACTTCGCAACGGCACAAAAATAA